The DNA window GCTGGAAGTCCGCTCGATGGCGATCGGCATCGTCCTCGGCGCGCTGCTGCTGGTCATCGTCCAGCTACCCGGCCTGCGCGACGCCATGCCGATCCTCAACTTCCAGATCAATCATCCGGCGATCCGGCGCATCGGCATCCTCTACCTGCCGATCTTCATCGGCCTGCTGGCGAACACCTTCGCGCTGGTCGTCGACCGCAACCTCGCCTGGGGTGCCGGTGAGTACGCCCCGGCGGCGATGCGCTATGCCACAACCCTCAACCAGATGGTGCTCGGCCTGGTCGCGGCTGCGATCTCGCTGGCGTCACTCCCGGCCCTGTCGCGCCACTTCTCGTCCGGCGACGACGAAGCGTACTGGGGCACGCTGGCGAACGGCCTGCGGATGATCACCGTGCTCGTCGTCCCGGCGACGCTCGGGCTGGCTGTGCTCTCCTGGCCGACGGTCCAGCTCATGTTCCAGCACGGCGAGACGAACCACGACGCAGCCGTCCAGATTCTCATTGCGCTGTTGATCTACCTGCCGGGCACGCTCTTCGCTGCCTTCGATCAGGCGCTGATCTTCGCCTACTACGCGCGCAAGAACACGAAGACCCCGCAGATCGTCGGCGTGCTGGCGGTCGGTGTCTACTTCCTGTTCGCCCTGACGCTCGTCGGACGTTTCAACATGGCCGGGCTGGTGGCGGCCAATAGCGCCCAGTTCATCTTCCACGCCATCGTCATGGTTGTGCTGGTGCGGCGTATGTTCCCGCACGGCACGCCTGCGGCGCGACAGTTCGACATGCCGCGGCTCGTCCGCACCATCCGCTCCTCGACGCTCGTCTCGATCGTCATGGCGCTGGCCGCTGGCGGACTCGCGTGGATGCTAACCCGTGGCCTGCCCGAGCCGGATGCCGGTTTCGCGCGGCTGCTCCGCGAAACGGTCGTTGTCGTCATCCCGGCCGGCGTCGGCGCGGCGATCTACGGCGCGGGGCTGTTGCTGCTGCGCGTCCAGGAGATGCAGACCATCCAGCAGCGGGTGATGTCACGACTGGGACGGTTCGGAAGGTAAGACCAGAATGCAACAATCTGACGCACACTACGACGCCGTCATCGTCGGTGGACGCTGCGCGGGCAGCGCCACGGCGATCAATCTGGGCCGCGCGGGCTATCAAGTGCTGCTGGTCGAACGGGCGGCGATGCCCTCCGACACGCTCTCGACCCACGTCCTCTGGCCGGATGGCATCGCTGCACTTCGCCGCCTCGGCCTGCTCGACGCCGTGCTGGCGACCGGCGCGCCACCAGCGCACCACTTCCGGCTCGTGCGTGGCGACGACGAGGTGCTTACCGAGATCGTCCCGTTCGATGGCATCGACTACACCCTCTGCGTCCGTCGCCTGGAGCTCGACGGCATCCTCTGGGACGCCGCGTCCGCGACCGAAGGCGTCGATGCTCACGACCGCACAAGCGCTCTGCGGCTGCGTCGCGACGGCGACCGCGTGATCGGCGTCGATCTGCGCGGACCAACTGGCGAACGCAGCGTCTCGGCCGACATCGTCATCGGTGCGGACGGGCGTAACTCGCATATCGCCCACGAGGTCGGCGCGACCGAGCGCAACGTCGTTGAGCCGGGCCGCTACTGGTACTACACCTACTTCCGCGACGCAGCGCCGCCGGGTCCGATCGCGCTGACGCAATCCGACGCCGAGCGCGACATGATCGCGACGATGCCGATGAACGATGGCCTCCAGATGGTCATCCTCGGCGCATACAACGAGGACTTCGACGAGTTCCGTCGCGACCACGAGGCGAACTACTTTGCGCGAATCAACGCGCACCAGTGGGTCCGACAGATGCTCGCCAAGGCCACACCAGTCGCGCCAGTACGCGGCATCGCCGGTGTACGTGGCTACGACCGCACTGTTTGGGGATCGGGCTGGGCGCTGATCGGCGATGCCGTCCACCAGAAAAACCCGATCGTCGCGCGCGGCATCAACGAAGCGCTCCGCGAGGCCGAATTCCTTGGCAACGCATTCGCCGACGGCATTAGCGACGCAGCGCTGACGCGCTACGCCGATGCAGTCCACCGACACACCCTCGGCAAGGCGCTGAACGCCCGGATGCTCGAACGCCCCGATCGCTGGATGACCGCTGACCAGGGCGCATTGCTCTCCGCCGCCACGACCACCCCGGATGGCCTCGCCCGCTACCTGCGCGTCGAATACGACGATACCTACGGCTTCGCCGAGTTCTTTGGGGACGCGGCGGGATAGCGCGGTCGACCGTCACACATCCGCACCCTGATACGTCAAGTACATGAGAGCCCATATTCGGACAGCATGACACGTCGCTGCTCATGAAGAGGAGACACGATGAGTTCAGGATTCACCAAAGAAGAACGCGACGCCATGAAGGCGCGTGCCCGAGAGCTGAAGGCCGAAGAGCGCGCAAACAAGAAGCGCGAAGACGGGGAGAACGACCTGCTGGCAGCAATCGCCGACATGCCGGACTCCGACCGCGTCATGGCCGAGCAAATCCATGCCATCGTCAAGGAGGTCGCCCCGGACCTGATGTCGAAGACCTGGTACGGCATGCCGGCCTATGCCCGAGACGACAAGGTCGTCTGCTTCTTCCAGCCCGCCGCCAAATTCAAGGTCCGCTACGCGACACTCGGATTCAACGAAGACGCCCACCTCGATGACGGTGTCATGTGGCCAACGTCCTTCGCGCTGAAGGAGATCACCGCCACCGAGAAGGCGCGGATCGCAGAGCTGGTGAAACGGGCGGTGAGTTAAAAGCACGTTCCCGAACTGGTCAGGGTGCTGATCGAGGCGGCGCACCTCCCCAGCGCCCTGACAGCTGTCTTCAATGACAACACGCAAAGCGGCTGCGGCTGAATCGCACGGGAATTACACGTCGATAGACACGTCATTGAGATGCTCACTCGTTCAACAGGGCGTACGTATGCGGGTCTCATGACTTCGAATCACACGGAATCACACGGAATCACACGGAATCACACGGAATCACACGGAATCACACGGAATCACACGGTCTGTCTAAGAGCGACTATCGTTATCGGGCAATGAAGCATTCCCGAGAAGTAGCCAACGAGCACCTCGCCCCCGGCCAACGACATCCACCATGCCAAGGCGACGAAGCATCTGCAAATTGTCCTGAATCGTTCTTTCCGGCGTGGGAATTGAAAGATTGCTAACAATCGTGTGAAGGTGCGAAGGCCCCAAGCGACTCAAGATTTCAAGCACGTCACGCTGGAGCGGATTCAGAATATGGCTGATGCGCGTCGGTGGAACGTATCGAGTAGGTCGGAACCGCACAAGGACCTCACCTCCACTCGACTCAAACTCTGGAGGAACGAGCCCTGCACGCTCAGTGAGTTCAGCCATCTTCAGAGTTCCCCGTCCCCACTGCTCAATAATTCCGCGTCGATAAAAGACCTGAGCAATAAGTGGATTCCACGGCCGGGATCGATGTGGGCGAATCAAGTCATCAGGCGTCAGTCCGAACGGCAGCAATCCTGTGCTCGAAATCTCAAGCCGATCATCGAAGATCGCAATACTGACTGCACCACCAGGTACCCCATAATCGCGATGACAAAGAGCATTTGCAAGCGCCTCGCGCAATGCCTCTGTCGGATACAGTGGATCATCCACACGCTCAAACAGATTGGGAACGACCCGCCCGGCGACCGGCAGATGGTCTCGCAGGAATCGCTGAGCCCGGATCAACAACTGAAACGCATTACCGTACTCTTGCCGATTATCAATGAATTCGTTCTTATCATTGCCCCGGAATCGAGCCATTCGCAAAATACATTGCGGATACAACGGCATCAGGCGCTCTGATCGCCCGAACAAGACCACTGCTGCATTCAACAGCTGCCCATCATGAATCAGGCCAAGTCCTATGAGTATCTCGACAGGATCGCGAGTTCCTGGATCATCCATACGTCCACGGCGGATGGACTCCTGAATGGTCCTCTCAATTTCTTCCAGGTCCAGATCGTCAACGGTGACGGCAGATGCTGCCTGATTCTCCCAACGACGAAATGCGTGCATCCGCTCGATAAGCAAGCGATCGTATTGAGCCCGCGGCATTCGAGATGTCGTCGGTCCCTGTCGATGATACGGACGTCCATCATACGTATAAAGTTCGCTACCGGCGCTGCCCGTAACACTCAGGATAAGGACCTTCTTGCCACTAGGGAGAGGCAACGTATCGATGTGCGGAAAGGCAGGCGGCTCGATCTTCTGGAACTCGTGATGAAGGTCCTCCATCGTCTTTTCAGAGACATCCTGTCCGATAATCTTCCGCTCGGGCGTTATCCCGAATACAACGAAACCACCGATCCCGTTCAGCATTGCGCAGATAGTTCGGGCTGCATCCGTTCGCTGACCCGTCGATTTCTTGAATTCAAGATCAGCCGACTCGCCGCGAGCTATAAGTTCAGCGATGTCATTGGCGTTCATCCTGGCTGAACCTCAATCTCTCCCGATCTGAATCCCTGAAGTCCCTGAACTATGAGTATGCTAACCCGCGAGCCGCATTGGAGACAGCGACAACTTCGGCTCCATCCATCACAATACCCTCATCAATCGCACCTGCATGAGCCGAAGGAGTCTCTCATGGCAGCACCCGTTACTACCGGAACGCAGACGCGCCCGACCTACGAGCAGTTCGCCGCAATCCGCCGCTACCAGCCGACATTGTCCTTCTCACCGGACGGGTCGGAGATCGCCTATTCGACCAATATCTCCGGGCAGTACAACCTCTGGCGGCAGCCAAGCAGCGGCGGCTATCCGCGCCAGGTGACACTATTCGATGATCGTGCGGTGCGTGAGATTGCCTGGTCGCCGGATGGTGACACCATCTTCTTCGTGGCCGATATCGACGGCAACGAGATGTATCAGATCTTCCGCATCCCGGCGGCCGGCGGCGTGCCCGAGCAACTGACCGACGCGCCAGCGGTGCAGTTCTATCTGGCCGACGGGCCGTTCTCGCCGGACGGCACGACCATCGCCTTCGCCGGCAACGATCGGGAGCCGACCAACCAGGACGTGCAGCTCCTCAATCTGCAGACCGGCGAAACACGCCGCCTCACGACAGAGGACGGCTCGTTCTTCGCCGCGCGCTGGTCGCCGGACGGCTCGTGGCTGACCGTCGTGGATTTCCAGACCAACTCACGCACCGACGTCCACCTGTTCAATCTTGCGACCGGCGAGCGCCAACTGGTAACGCCGCGTGACGGGGACGTGCTGAATCTCGCCGAGGCGTGGGCGGCCGATAGCTCCGGCTTCTATCTGCTGACCGATGAGGACCGCGAGTTCACCGGCCTGGCGTTCTACGATCTCAACAGCGGCCAGAAGCGCTGGGTTGAGACGCCCGAGTGGGATATCGAGCGCGTGGCGCTCTCGAAGGAAGGCCATTTCCTCGCCTGGGTCGTGAATGAGAACGGCTACTCGCGCCTGCATCTGCGCGATCTGCGGACCGGCGCGCTAGTCGATCTCCCGGAGTTGCCCATTGGCGTCATCTCCGCGATGACAATCACCGCTGATGGCGCGAAGATTGGCCTGCTTTTCTCCGACGCAACTCGCCCCAACGAGGTCGTGATCGTCGATGTCACGAGCGGCACGATCAATCAGATCACCGAGAGTGCCCTCGGCGGGATCGATCCGGCGGAGATGGTGCATCCCGAGCTGATCCACTACCCGACGCACGACGGACGCGACATCCCTGCCTGGCTCTATCGACCGAAGGGCGACGGGCCGTTCGGCGTTGTCCTCTCGATCCACGGCGGACCGGAATCGCAGGAGCAGGCGGCCTATAACTACTCCGGGCTGTACCAGTACTGGCTCTCACGGGGCATTGGCGTGCTTGCACCGAACGTCCGCGGCTCGACCGGCTACGGCAAGACTTACCAGCGCCTTATTCACCGCGACTGGGGCGGGGACGAGCTGAAGGACTTTGAGCAGGCCGTCGCCTGGCTGCATGCGCTGGACTGGGTCGATCCGCAGCGCATCGGCGTGTTCGGCGGCTCGTTCGGCGGGTTCGCCACGCTCTCCTGCGTCTCGCGCCTGCCCGACCTCTGGGCGGCGGCGGTGGATATCGTCGGGCCGTCGAACCTGGTGACGTTCTCCAAGGCGGTGCCACCGACCTGGCGACGGATCATGAACGAGTGGGTTGGCGATCCCGAGACGGAAGCCGACTTCCTGATGTCGCGCTCGCCGATCACCTA is part of the Thermomicrobiales bacterium genome and encodes:
- a CDS encoding oligosaccharide flippase family protein, encoding YVGENSRHELRRITGALLVLATVVVGAIVLVLQFFAPAAVNVMTALGGGESARGIETVDLTIELVRWILPAVLLLAISTILMSTLFALQRFTLPSLSLSLRNVAIIFSALTLGRTALEVRSMAIGIVLGALLLVIVQLPGLRDAMPILNFQINHPAIRRIGILYLPIFIGLLANTFALVVDRNLAWGAGEYAPAAMRYATTLNQMVLGLVAAAISLASLPALSRHFSSGDDEAYWGTLANGLRMITVLVVPATLGLAVLSWPTVQLMFQHGETNHDAAVQILIALLIYLPGTLFAAFDQALIFAYYARKNTKTPQIVGVLAVGVYFLFALTLVGRFNMAGLVAANSAQFIFHAIVMVVLVRRMFPHGTPAARQFDMPRLVRTIRSSTLVSIVMALAAGGLAWMLTRGLPEPDAGFARLLRETVVVVIPAGVGAAIYGAGLLLLRVQEMQTIQQRVMSRLGRFGR
- a CDS encoding FAD-dependent monooxygenase, with translation MQQSDAHYDAVIVGGRCAGSATAINLGRAGYQVLLVERAAMPSDTLSTHVLWPDGIAALRRLGLLDAVLATGAPPAHHFRLVRGDDEVLTEIVPFDGIDYTLCVRRLELDGILWDAASATEGVDAHDRTSALRLRRDGDRVIGVDLRGPTGERSVSADIVIGADGRNSHIAHEVGATERNVVEPGRYWYYTYFRDAAPPGPIALTQSDAERDMIATMPMNDGLQMVILGAYNEDFDEFRRDHEANYFARINAHQWVRQMLAKATPVAPVRGIAGVRGYDRTVWGSGWALIGDAVHQKNPIVARGINEALREAEFLGNAFADGISDAALTRYADAVHRHTLGKALNARMLERPDRWMTADQGALLSAATTTPDGLARYLRVEYDDTYGFAEFFGDAAG
- a CDS encoding DUF1801 domain-containing protein, whose product is MSSGFTKEERDAMKARARELKAEERANKKREDGENDLLAAIADMPDSDRVMAEQIHAIVKEVAPDLMSKTWYGMPAYARDDKVVCFFQPAAKFKVRYATLGFNEDAHLDDGVMWPTSFALKEITATEKARIAELVKRAVS
- a CDS encoding putative DNA binding domain-containing protein; amino-acid sequence: MNANDIAELIARGESADLEFKKSTGQRTDAARTICAMLNGIGGFVVFGITPERKIIGQDVSEKTMEDLHHEFQKIEPPAFPHIDTLPLPSGKKVLILSVTGSAGSELYTYDGRPYHRQGPTTSRMPRAQYDRLLIERMHAFRRWENQAASAVTVDDLDLEEIERTIQESIRRGRMDDPGTRDPVEILIGLGLIHDGQLLNAAVVLFGRSERLMPLYPQCILRMARFRGNDKNEFIDNRQEYGNAFQLLIRAQRFLRDHLPVAGRVVPNLFERVDDPLYPTEALREALANALCHRDYGVPGGAVSIAIFDDRLEISSTGLLPFGLTPDDLIRPHRSRPWNPLIAQVFYRRGIIEQWGRGTLKMAELTERAGLVPPEFESSGGEVLVRFRPTRYVPPTRISHILNPLQRDVLEILSRLGPSHLHTIVSNLSIPTPERTIQDNLQMLRRLGMVDVVGRGRGARWLLLGNASLPDNDSRS
- a CDS encoding S9 family peptidase, with protein sequence MAAPVTTGTQTRPTYEQFAAIRRYQPTLSFSPDGSEIAYSTNISGQYNLWRQPSSGGYPRQVTLFDDRAVREIAWSPDGDTIFFVADIDGNEMYQIFRIPAAGGVPEQLTDAPAVQFYLADGPFSPDGTTIAFAGNDREPTNQDVQLLNLQTGETRRLTTEDGSFFAARWSPDGSWLTVVDFQTNSRTDVHLFNLATGERQLVTPRDGDVLNLAEAWAADSSGFYLLTDEDREFTGLAFYDLNSGQKRWVETPEWDIERVALSKEGHFLAWVVNENGYSRLHLRDLRTGALVDLPELPIGVISAMTITADGAKIGLLFSDATRPNEVVIVDVTSGTINQITESALGGIDPAEMVHPELIHYPTHDGRDIPAWLYRPKGDGPFGVVLSIHGGPESQEQAAYNYSGLYQYWLSRGIGVLAPNVRGSTGYGKTYQRLIHRDWGGDELKDFEQAVAWLHALDWVDPQRIGVFGGSFGGFATLSCVSRLPDLWAAAVDIVGPSNLVTFSKAVPPTWRRIMNEWVGDPETEADFLMSRSPITYVDQIRAPLFVIQGANDPRVVQSESDQIVERLRERGVDVRYDVYADEGHGFTRRANEI